In Lysobacter sp. FW306-1B-D06B, the sequence CAGGCGATCCCACAGCGCGGCCGGAATGCGGTGCTCGTCGTCGATCACCAGCAGCGGTTCGACGCGCAATTCATCGGCGACGAGCTGCGGTCGGATCTCGCGCGCGAAACGGTCGACCAGCGCGTCCTCACGCCACTCCGGCCGCTCGGCCAGCGCGGCCATCGCGGCGCGCGACTCGCGGCCTTCGCCCACGCATTCGAACGGCTTGTGGTTCTGGTACTCCAGCAGCGCATCGAAACCGTCGATCTGCGCCGTATCGTCCAGCAGGTTGCGCCCGAAGATGCCCATCAGACGCGGCTTGGGCATGAACGGCGCCAGCGCCAGGAACACGAAGTGGCACTTCGGGCACACGCCGCACCAGCGGCTGGCCGGGCGTTCGCCGAGGATGTGGAAGTTGCGGTTGCAGCTGCTGAAATGCGCGTCGTAGCGATCGGTCTTCGCGAACTGCCGCGCCACGGCCAGCTCGCTGAGCGGACGCAGCAGCGAGTAGTAATGAAGGTCCGCCGCGACCTCGCGCTGCACATACTCGCCGAACGCCTGTTCGCAGGCCCAGCCCTTGGACCACTGGTGGTTCACCTCGCCCGTGCCTTCGATGAGGCTGCCGTAGCTGGCCGAACGCTCGTTGGAGAACACCACCTGGTCCACGCCCAGCAGCACGGCCGCGAAGACCATGATCGCTGAGTTGAGCACGGTGACCGGGATGTGGCCGTTCCACGCGCCTTCGCGGTTGTAGTCGAACAACTGCGGCGCGAGCGCGCGGCCGAGATTGAGCGTCGGCAGGCCGGTGCGTTCGGCGCAGGCGCGGATCAGCTGCGAGCCGCCGATCCACGTCACGGTCTGTTCGACGCCCAGCGCGCGCAGCGCTTCGATGCTCACCAGCGAATCCTTGCCGCCGCCGATGGCAACCAGCGCGTGGTGCGACAGGCCCAGCGTCGGCGCCTTCGTGCCCTGTTCCTGCGTCACCGGGAACTTGATCTTCCCGTGCAGGTTCAGGCCGTTGCGGTAGGCGAACTCACCCAGCCCGTTGACGTAGATCAGTTCGATCAACGCTGCGGTGTCGGCGTCGATCGCGTAAGAATCGATGCGGATTTCCGTCGG encodes:
- the murL gene encoding UDP-N-acetyl-alpha-D-muramoyl-L-alanyl-L-glutamate epimerase; amino-acid sequence: MSEWKFNRDAIRAFRFVRCDFDAATGIAQLVYAFDDGPEMIETITVPGAPFKLDDARAQAAERALRLLHLIAGVSYYKAAVPTEIRIDSYAIDADTAALIELIYVNGLGEFAYRNGLNLHGKIKFPVTQEQGTKAPTLGLSHHALVAIGGGKDSLVSIEALRALGVEQTVTWIGGSQLIRACAERTGLPTLNLGRALAPQLFDYNREGAWNGHIPVTVLNSAIMVFAAVLLGVDQVVFSNERSASYGSLIEGTGEVNHQWSKGWACEQAFGEYVQREVAADLHYYSLLRPLSELAVARQFAKTDRYDAHFSSCNRNFHILGERPASRWCGVCPKCHFVFLALAPFMPKPRLMGIFGRNLLDDTAQIDGFDALLEYQNHKPFECVGEGRESRAAMAALAERPEWREDALVDRFAREIRPQLVADELRVEPLLVIDDEHRIPAALWDRLRAQFAA